The stretch of DNA GAGCAGTGATATTGTCTTCCATAAAAAGTATCACTTGAATGACTAAACATGTTTATATCGATGTGAATGAAAGAAACTGCTGAGAATTACTCATATAACATAAAGGATTCgcttcacaaaaaaaaatagtttattCCTAGAGTGCTATTTGGGGGGCTGTAAATATAATAGATGTCATTCACTATGACCAGTCTGCTGCACTCTCATTCGATGCCATCCACCAGCTTGCACATCATGCGATCGTGCTGATAGCTTGGATCATTCTTGGCTGCCGCATTCGATTCGAGGGGATCCACTTCCGACTTGACTTTGGCATTGCCCTTATCATCGTCGTCGCATAGGACGGGCAGGGCGGAGAACGCGCTGTTTACAATGTCCCGCACACGCTCGAGGTGCTTCTGGAAACGAGTGGCGGTCTCCACACGCTGCCGCTTCTGCATTTCCATCATTACGCGCAGCGTTTCACGGGCCTGATGCGGCCGAAACTCGTTCAACAGATGATGCATATTGACAAACAGCAGGCTGAGATCATCTATCTGCAAGGCATTCAGCATGATTAGTCCATGGATTAGTCCGACTGCATCCAACTCACCTTCTCTGTTCGCCGCGGACTGTCCGGATTGAGGATGAGGAAGTCTATGAGGTCCAGAAAATTGACCAGCAGCGAGTGGTTCAACTTCTTCAGCTCCTTGCGACGGTCAAAGTGTATGGGGATGAGGCGCTTGATATTCTGCGACTCCAGGGAGCGTATCATTTCGTCATTGTTGTATTGGATGCCAAACATGCTGTAAACTTCGTGctgcgacggcggcggcggtggccgtGGAGCGCGATTTCGGCGTATGTTCTCCTCCGTGTAGTTGCTGATGTACCGCTCAGGCGGCATCGGCAGGCTGGATACTTGGGTCTCTTGTGTCGACATTCTGCAATTCTGGATTCCTTATTAAATCTCGGAATAtacgaaaaacaaattatttgattttctctGTTTTGATTTTGCGTTGGAAGTGTGGCCGCTTTCTGCAACCACATAAATCCGTGTTACTTGCGGGTGTGTACACACTGAAAGTGCGTCTTAAAAATactggaaaataaaaaaaaatgcaacccATCCCTCACCAccaattctctctctctgtcagctTCTTCTCTCATTCGTCGACCCCATGAacggaaaatgatttaagatttacgtatattttttttggtatatttctgtgggatTTCTGTGCTCACATTGGGCCGCAAAaatgaggagagagaggagaaaaatgtaaaatggtgtaaggATGATTTCAGGTGGTGGTACGATGGCCATACTTGGCCATCTAGACCAaaattgatagtattatgcgaaacAAACCTCTTTGGGCCttagaaagtccttgttactaatttGCGACATTATAAGTGTGGCTTTGGGTCTGCAagcgccttagggcgaccttggctttgctgtttcgggacaaaatttcgcgtcttttccactctgatcaccaccgattgactaatgccatgtttttctgcagtattagctgtcgtatagccattttcagtaagctacacaataatatttaaattctctagatattgtttcttctgtctcaggtacaacataggcactatttaataaattcatggaatctgcttcgattattatgagaaatgtcttaatttgatgtcagtattactagaatataaccaaacaaatatttaacatcaaatcttcaggcatattgttgattccCAATTTTGATCTGATAGAAAAATTTGATTagaaaaattttgaaatattaatatgagtactaggcgctcaaaacaacgaaaagtgcataaatgagtacatgcgacttttttagttttttatttttcgctatttaaaagctatTTTCtttaccgggtataaaacatttgcaggtattgttgattttttgaaatattaaataagtgattgtacatgcgactttttgtttttaaggaTTTAAAAGCTTTTTTGATATTCTacaaaaaattggttacgtttgcattatgcgtttagaagttatgggcgacgaaagtcagttaatgtgaacatgtactcatcattgctccccactgtatgtaCAACACGTATACATTGGATATTGGTATTGGAATTGGTGCGGCAGAGCCGTATGCACATTGATAATTGGTAATAGATAAGGCCTGCCGCCCCAAAAGCGATTGTGTGAAGAGGTCCACTAGTTTTACtctatgtactatgtacatatgtaggtatgtacatatgtatatcggtATTCGGTAAGAGTCTGTCCCAGTTCAGGTGTCTCAGgtcaattattaaaaatttgttttgagCGGATTCAGCAAGAATGTTTTGCTACTTGTATGGAGGATTCCGCAGTATATCGTCATACTCTTTTGACTAACGCTTTATAAACGCCAGGACTCCCTTAAGCAAAATGTATATCAATAGCTTGTTATCAGAAACAGGTTTAATTCATGCAGATACATAAGAATCGGGAAGAAGAATTTTGAATGATTAGAAATTTAGTTCTAATGAAGTTATCAGGCGGCGTTTTGAGATTAGAGCTTAGATGCAGTTTGACATAATCCGGTGTGGCGGCTCCTGGTAAAAAATATAAGACGAGGAGCGATCCTCTAGGAGTAGAAAAGCATCCATCTGTTGTAGGTGAGAGTgtattcaaataaaagaaaatgaatattttattttatatttcagtATGGCTTTGCAGCTTTATTTTAacaatatatgcatatatagaAAGTATCGGGCTTGTTGTGCATATAATCTGTGCCGTTTGGAGTCCACCTAACATTAACTCACTTGGGCTCGTTGTTTTTCTAACATTACACGTACAGGTGTGGCTGAAAAAATAGCACCATAAAAAAAGGATCTAATAAAGCTTTTGTTacgacatttttttttgtcatcttAAGGCCAGGTTTTTCCCAAGCGCAGGTCTCACAATATACCAACGAGTTGGGCATCTCGTGCAAATTATTCCAACAAAACGACAATTCGACATAAATCAACGGTTGAGGTGTTGATACCTCCGACATCTCCCTGCCATACATAATGGAAAAGCAATGCGTAGGCAAtaagttttttttggcaatggGACGGTACGCTTATCCTTGCTCCGGCTACTGGAAcgtcgacgcggaaggttggtTGCGgacaaaattttgttttaaaattttttcaaaatgtttatttattaaaaattaaattatgaaacaattataATGTTATTTTACATTGCCTTTGTTGCTGGTTCATTATgatataaaatcaaaaatttaaattttaaccGTCACCACGCTCCCACCCCATTGTTGGCCTGCTATCGATATTTGTAAgcaatatatatttcatttcaattaactaTCTATATTTCATAAACCTTCGCGTGGTATGTCGATTGTTGCCCATCTCCaggagcaaaacaaaatagcaaattagatacatacatatatctaaatATTGAATTCGCGCCAATTCGGGAAATAAGAAACAGAACAACCATTCGAACAGCTaggaaatattaataaataatcatTTGGATTTATCTTAAAATAAGTGAATCGTGtaatgtttttggttttcgagTTACGCCCATGCAAAGCGATGCGTGCTTCCACCATTTTGTAAGCTGCCTCCTCGTGTCTCAGTGTTCGTATGTGTCAGTGCGTTTATGTGTATTATCGTAGCAACGGAACCTGTCGCAGAATGGGCGCACAGAGCGAAAATCGCTTAAAAGACAAATTACTAGGCAGTTTTGTGGCATAAGCAATGGACGGGAACCCGCTCGAGGAGTCCGGTAAGTTTCACGCGCAATCCCGTGGACCTGACGCCACTTTCTGCGCAGCCGGCCTGTTGCGGTCCGAtcaaaaagacaaacaaaacgatcGGCACTGATTAAGTCAGCGCTATTTTCATACATGCCCATCAATGgctgaatgctgaatgaaatttttgttgtatgcaTAGATCCCGCTTCCACCGCACGGCAGAGGGAGCAGGTCTTGATGGTGGCTGAGCATCGACCTGCAACCAATGTCGCCAAATGCATCGTTGCGTacgaggagcagccagagctCTCCCGACTGGTGACGCTCCTGGAGGAGGTCAGTAAGAACTCGGACTACTCCACGGACCTCCGTCTATCCACGGACTATGTAAGCATAAAACAATTCCatgggaatatttttgtatagcaTTCCATTCTCTATGCACCAGTACGGCAATCACCTGCTGCGGCATTGCCTGAGGGACAAGGATGTGACGCGACGTGTGGCCCTCGGATCTGGCGGCAGTGCCATCCAGTCACTCGGCAAGATCTATGCTGATCGCGTGGAGTACATCAGCCAGACCACGGACAACATCAACGAGTCTATGTCATCGGCGCAGCGTGAAACCAGTGAGCAGACGACCAGTGGGTGAGTAACGCGTGGAAAAGAGAGGTGGATGCTGCCGGTCGGTGCCATGTGCTCAGCGAACGTCTCGAAAGGCGTTGTTTCGTTATCACACGAAAAATAAGTAACTCTTATCGGCGTTTCTCTTGTGCCCCTtttctttcgatttgtttACTTGATCAGCGAGCCGGTTCGGGTTTGTGTTGCGCGCATTGAAAgtcaacaaataataaactgCTTAGTATACGGAAACATTAGCATGGTGCGACGCCTCAATTGTCACGATACCTTCTTTCTACTTCTCCCAATTATCCAATGCTCAATGGTATGCTAATCATGTCAATTTTCATTCTCTTTCAACAGCCAGGAGAGCACCGCACCCAAGCCGGAAGAACCGCGAAAGCGTCGAGTTAAAAAACTAACGCAGAAGACAGTAGATCCGTTTATGGTGAATCTGGAGCCGCGTGCGTTCAAAACAATGTCGGAAGAAAAACGTTTTAGTACGACGGGCATGGCAAAGTGCAGCCGAAATAGAACAATCGAGTACCTGTACCAAGACCACACGCCGCCCAATCTGTGGAGAAATGCGCCGATCGTGGACCCCCACCTGACTTCTGAGCTCGACGAAAAGaaacaatacaaattgttTACGTACCACGTTGAGCACAGATACAACACTCTCCTGCCAGATATCCCCTTCGAAAGGCTTAATCTGATTAAGGAGTACGTTGCTTCGAACAATGTCAGTCAGGAAATACTCAACGTTCACATGAGCACGGCCGAGTTCCTCACTGAGTACATTGCCCTGGAGAACAAAATGCTGGCCTCGCGCTATGGTGCCACAGTGaggaagagaagagaggatACAGCTTTAGAGACCACAATGAAAAGGATGCTCGATGCGGAGGAGAAAGATGGCAGTTCCCCTAAAATTGCGAGAATAGAAGATGAAGCAATGAAAGTAGATGACTCGGCAGACAACGCGACGACAGAAGAGTCTGCAATCGAAGCTTCAGAACCTATGGAAGTGGATCAATCGCTGAACCCGCGGGAAAAGCTGCAAACGATAAACTCAGTGGACTCGGGTCTAGGAATGACGCAGGAAATGACCACACTGGACAGCAGTCAACTTGAGGATGCCACTCTTAGTGCCAGCCGAGTGGAAGGACCTGCTTTATGCAGCACCCTCCTGCCAGAAAGACTTATGAACGACTCCAGCGTCCTGGACAATCAAGACGCTGAAATGAACGCTCTGCATATCACTGTCGATAAGACAAGAGGTAAACTAATGGCCAACCCAATAGTTTAAGCGTAGTACGGATAAGTTTTTTTGTacccacttttttttttttgtagaagTTGATTTTACTCACATTATTGTTTCCGTTTCTGTATCTTTGTTGTGGACATTGTCCgcgaatttgcataattggtttgcaaattgttttggcaGGGCTGTCATCTGACGACGAAGGTGTTGTACTTTCAGATAGCGAAGAGCGTCGCATGCAGTCGCTGTCGCCCAAGGTAAGGGTCAGGGATATTCTACCAGGTGTGCCCAACAAAGACACAGTCACTGTGCTCGTTGATGAAGAGATGCGTGCTCTGGGTGGCATTAAAGAAGAAGAACCAGAGGAACACCAGCCCGATTTCGAAGAAGTCGTAAAAGTTCCCATTGAAGTCTGTCATCCGCTTGagttgaacatttttgggcTTTCCGAAGCACGCTTAAGGCGCAGAATCATATTCAAGCTGCCAGATGAGTTCAAGAATTTCATGAAATCTGTAAGTAGTACAAATCCCCTCATCCATTTTATAActaatgtttgttttgttttagcGTGTTCCCCCCAAGAGAGACGCAGAACCAAAGCCTCCAAGAGCTCCTCGCAAAGTGATAGATGAAGAAACGGCAGTTCCGGAAAAGATCCGAGAACCTGTCCTAGACAGAGAAGCGAGGATAAGCTTGGAGTTTGACTTGGATAACAGTATGTGCCTTACCCCCATAATTGTTTTCCTAACAAAGTCATAAAACCCATTTCCGAATAGATTTCCTTGGCTTTCGGCGACCCACCCATGACTCTGGCGTTGACGACATCAGATTACTCGATTCGCGACCATCATCGGCCATTATCGAACCGAAAGCCGAAATTCCTGCAGATGCCACACAACCTGACAAAGCAGCGGAGGATAAATGTGACAGTGATTTAGAAGCTCCACAACttgacacagcagcagcaaatgaatCAACCACCGAGAATGACAGTGGTTTAGaggctacagcagcagcatctttgCATGCTAAGAATCAAACCAATACGGACGACAGTGGCTTAGATGCCATACAACTTGACGCAGAGGCATTTTTGCCGCCCCCAAATGATCAAACCAATACGGACGACAGTGGCTTTGAGCCCACACAACTTGACTCAATTTTAGACAATTTAGCAATAAGCGAATCATCCCCAGCGCACACCCTGGACGACTGGATGGAAAGTACGAATAGTACTCAAGAGAGTAGTGACCTGGGTGTTGATAATCCGTTCCAAATTGACAAAGGAGGCTACTCAGACTCCAGCGAACTGGTAGGAGACCCTTAAGAGTATACTTTCAAAACCATCAAACTAACCAATTGAATTGCAGGTCAGGGATTGGCACATACGAATAGCACCCATGCTGGAAGTGGCACACGAGAGGCAGAATTTCAAATTTGCAGATTTGGGCACTGAAATAATTGAAGCGTGTCAGCAGGGCAATGGCAGTGCTACATTGGCCGATGTGATGCAGGGCAAGGATGAAACCACCATGGGTCGGCACTTTTTTGCATCATTGAAATTGGTAATTAGTTGAAGATTAAAGATTATTCTGCAAACGAATCGCTTTCacatttcttttgcagctgAATGATGGCAATATCGTGCTGAAAGATGAATATCGTGATAAAAGCAAGCCATTGGATATTTCCCAGTACAAAATGGAACTTAAGAGTACGGAGCGAAAGCAAGTGCATCCAGAGGATGACATTGGTAGCAGGAATGTGGGGAAGCCAAAGCCGTTGGCTGCGAAtaagaaaccacaaaaacgaaaatccATGGAGAGTCCAGAGGCAGCGGAAATGCATGTACAAATGGTGCGGTTAATTAAGGCCATACCCAAAATATCGCAATCGCCAGACGATGGCGACTCCGGCATATCATCACTGGCTTCCTCCGTGACGATGTCGCCGGAGAAGAATTAGTAGAAATTTGATCAgtcgtaaatattttaatgtctATCAACCTTTTATTCTGTAGATTGTCCGTCTCCCtatgtgtaggtgtgtgtagAGTTTGTATAGTTCTGTCTGTTTTATTGTGTTCATATCGAATTTTCTAACACATTATATTGTGTCTCCGCAGGGTCTGCAAATGCTGCACTTTTCCCAGCTGTACTCCAAAATTAAGAGGCTCCGCAATAGCCATGCattattttagtttagttatttttttgagcacgtgcaaatattttatattttaaggTCTAATTTTATAAGAACTTCAGCCTCTGTCGAATACAGCGGCTGTACAGGCCATATGTGTCGACAGTTTTTGGAACAGTATTATTTAAGCTCGATTTCCTTAAGCATTGAACAATTTCAGATCGCCGCGAAAGTGTTTTTCGAATAATTCTTGCCTCTTTTCggttgttttggtttttttattttaagagTTATTTTTGCGTTCATTTTTCTGAATTTTTTGTTacgttttctttgcttttttgatttgatttctttcatttgttattatttaaatttcatgcattttttattattatttccttAATTTTTAAAACCTGCTAAGGCTCTAATCCTTGATTAGGATGAAAAGCCGAGTCGGTCTACGTCCGCTTTGGCTAGGGCTATGCATTATTATTCATTTCATATTCTACACCATCCTTTACCTTCcttatttcatttgcattatCATTCATCACTGCACGTTCTTGGCATTCTAGgtatgatttattttatggctTGATCGCTGTGTTTTGGGAATTCGTGAGCTGATAGTACTAGCATCAAGTACCTGATCTCGTAGTGTACAAATgtatcaaaaaatataaactttcTTCTGAAATTTTAACTGTAAATAAGCTAAGCCTGGCACGAGCATGTACATATTACCCAACACTGCATGATATATATGGGATATTTTACCTGACGTAAGGTCTTATTACAATGtacaaaataacaacaaaaaaatgaaattttttttttagtccTAAGCACATATATAGTTGTAAcgaaattaaaagaaaagatgcaatacaaaatttatgtatgtttttttaatgaaattgttgGATAGGTACTAAAAGATCACCCCCACGACGGTGTACAAACAACCAAAGAATAAATGGCATTCGATTCGAGTgtgaaatggaatgaaatgttATTCCGAATCGCTGCTGCCCGACTtgtgctcctcctcgtcctttTTCTCCTCAGTCTTGTAGTGGCGATACTCCTTTTTTGAGCTCCCACATGTTTTTGTGCGGATTTTTCATGTTGTAGTCGCAGACATCCTTGAGAATTTCCTTCAGATAACTGATGGGTTGATTGGTGATCTTGACCAGATCCTTAATGTTGTAGTACTGATGCTTCTCGAAGGCATGGAAGAGCATGTCCATCACGGAATTCTTGTCGTCACGAGCCTTCTTGCCCTCCGCCTTCTTACGCTCCCGGTACTCGATCTGGAAATacgcaaaatttaatttttcacacATAAAAACACCAGTATGTTGCAGTATTTACATTATGAGCATGATCCTTGACTGGCTTGAAGTTCTGGACAATCTTATCGATGGGCTGCACCCTGCGCTGGGGCTCCGACGCCTTGCGAATGGagtccagcttcagcttcataTAACATGTGTCTGCTATGGGGCGGCACTCCAGCTTCTGGACTATGCGGCCCTCCATATAAAGTTTCTCGTTGTCCGGCGTGGCCCCGGGTGCTGTGGAGTTCTCCTTGCCAATGTTGGCCGCCGCCTCTGGAGCCATGTGCGAGAATACCCCTAACGTTTGCTTCGTCACCTGCGACACGTCAAGAACATGCTCAGTTGGAATCTTCTCATCCGGATCGAGGGCCAGCACGGCTGGTGTGAGCGAGAGTGACACCTGGGCCTTTTGTCCCGGCGTCTTGCTGATGCGCAGCTTGCCCACGTCCATATTCGAGGGAGCCTTCTCCCATTTCTGTGCAATGTATTTGGGCACTTTCACCAGCCACACGCCACGTCCAGCATTGGAAAGATCCAAGTCTTTGTCAATAATTTGTACTTTATCTTTATCGTCTTTCGacattatttgtattttttttttttatattaatcgctacagcgaaattggttggtcgcagagttgagtccgcattgaccaggtaccaggtacttcagttttgtgttgagtGTTGAAtattactgaaaattttgttGTTAGTCTTAGATTGTCCCGCTTGTTACACACACCATGGATGCAGTGTAGGGTTGTgaaatatatatcaaaatatcaatatatcgatatttttttaaataaaaatatatttatatcgtgattttttttccaaaatatcaatatattgatatattttttgatattttaagtTCGGcaatttaccttttttttatgtataaatgtacatacgtatacaTCGATCTAGATTCTATATACATTCTCGATATCCATAATCTGCAAATCGTTGAGATAGATCTCAAGATCGTAATTCATCCACGATATCTTACTCGTGCGTGACTGATACACACATCAAAGTTTGTCCATCTCTAAGATTGATAAAATCTGATTGAACTGTTACCCATCACTTACGCCAAGCCGGTTCTTCGTTATCCAGCACTAATCAGCTGTTTCATATCCAATTGGAACTCCTGATTAGATATTTCACTCTGGGGCTTTTCCCAATTAAGCTGAGAGATAATGGCACCACCCTCGGCAAGGGCTCGATACATTGCCAACAAGGCAGACAACCAGATTCTGTCCAAGAAGCCACCCAAACGACTGGGCCTCAACGGTAACAACAAGGACGCCGCCCCGGCCggcagcaaaaaggaaaaagagtcAAAAAAGCGGTAAGTAcggaaataaaacaaatacaatttccattaaatcaagatgcttttcttttgcagaaAGCAAACCACGGGCAGTGCGCCGGAGGCAACCAATGCAAGTAACATAACGCCCAGTGTCGGACTGGACACGGCATTCAAGACATTCGTGAGTGCGCGTCTGTGCAGCGCCATTTGGGCGTACATTGCCGACTGCGACGAGACGTTCAACTACTGGGAGCCGCTGCACTACATCATCAATGGCCATGGCCTGCAGACGTGGGAGTACAGCCCGGAGTTCGGTCTGCGCTCATACActtatctgctgctgcagggcgtGCCCGGCTACTTTTACCAGAAGATTTTCAATCCCAGTCCCATACTCATCTTTTACATGGTGCGCTGCATGCTGGGCTTTGGCTGTGCGGTCATGGAGCGGTTTATGTACAAGTACGTAGCCCGCCGCAATCCTCGAGGATGTCTCTAATGCTTTTCGAACTCCTTGCAGATCCATTTGTCAGGAGTTTGGCATACACATTGGACGCCTCTGGTTGATTTTCCAGCTGTTCAGTGTGGGCATGTTCGTGTCCAGCACGGCGCTGCTGCCCTCCTCGTTCTCCATGTACTTTGGCTGCTCCGCCCTGGCCGCCTGGTGGCAGCAACACTACAGCCTGGCCATTTTCTTCAC from Drosophila subobscura isolate 14011-0131.10 chromosome O, UCBerk_Dsub_1.0, whole genome shotgun sequence encodes:
- the LOC117899593 gene encoding mediator of RNA polymerase II transcription subunit 7, giving the protein MSTQETQVSSLPMPPERYISNYTEENIRRNRAPRPPPPPSQHEVYSMFGIQYNNDEMIRSLESQNIKRLIPIHFDRRKELKKLNHSLLVNFLDLIDFLILNPDSPRRTEKIDDLSLLFVNMHHLLNEFRPHQARETLRVMMEMQKRQRVETATRFQKHLERVRDIVNSAFSALPVLCDDDDKGNAKVKSEVDPLESNAAAKNDPSYQHDRMMCKLVDGIE
- the LOC117899578 gene encoding uncharacterized protein LOC117899578 isoform X3; the protein is MDGNPLEESDPASTARQREQVLMVAEHRPATNVAKCIVAYEEQPELSRLVTLLEEVSKNSDYSTDLRLSTDYYGNHLLRHCLRDKDVTRRVALGSGGSAIQSLGKIYADRVEYISQTTDNINESMSSAQRETSEQTTSGQESTAPKPEEPRKRRVKKLTQKTVDPFMVNLEPRAFKTMSEEKRFSTTGMAKCSRNRTIEYLYQDHTPPNLWRNAPIVDPHLTSELDEKKQYKLFTYHVEHRYNTLLPDIPFERLNLIKEYVASNNVSQEILNVHMSTAEFLTEYIALENKMLASRYGATVRKRREDTALETTMKRMLDAEEKDGSSPKIARIEDEAMKVDDSADNATTEESAIEASEPMEVDQSLNPREKLQTINSVDSGLGMTQEMTTLDSSQLEDATLSASRVEGPALCSTLLPERLMNDSSVLDNQDAEMNALHITVDKTRDSEERRMQSLSPKVRVRDILPGVPNKDTVTVLVDEEMRALGGIKEEEPEEHQPDFEEVVKVPIEVCHPLELNIFGLSEARLRRRIIFKLPDEFKNFMKSRVPPKRDAEPKPPRAPRKVIDEETAVPEKIREPVLDREARISLEFDLDNNFLGFRRPTHDSGVDDIRLLDSRPSSAIIEPKAEIPADATQPDKAAEDKCDSDLEAPQLDTAAANESTTENDSGLEATAAASLHAKNQTNTDDSGLDAIQLDAEAFLPPPNDQTNTDDSGFEPTQLDSILDNLAISESSPAHTLDDWMESTNSTQESSDLGVDNPFQIDKGGYSDSSELVRDWHIRIAPMLEVAHERQNFKFADLGTEIIEACQQGNGSATLADVMQGKDETTMGRHFFASLKLLNDGNIVLKDEYRDKSKPLDISQYKMELKSTERKQVHPEDDIGSRNVGKPKPLAANKKPQKRKSMESPEAAEMHVQMVRLIKAIPKISQSPDDGDSGISSLASSVTMSPEKN
- the LOC117899578 gene encoding uncharacterized protein LOC117899578 isoform X1; the protein is MDGNPLEESDPASTARQREQVLMVAEHRPATNVAKCIVAYEEQPELSRLVTLLEEVSKNSDYSTDLRLSTDYYGNHLLRHCLRDKDVTRRVALGSGGSAIQSLGKIYADRVEYISQTTDNINESMSSAQRETSEQTTSGQESTAPKPEEPRKRRVKKLTQKTVDPFMVNLEPRAFKTMSEEKRFSTTGMAKCSRNRTIEYLYQDHTPPNLWRNAPIVDPHLTSELDEKKQYKLFTYHVEHRYNTLLPDIPFERLNLIKEYVASNNVSQEILNVHMSTAEFLTEYIALENKMLASRYGATVRKRREDTALETTMKRMLDAEEKDGSSPKIARIEDEAMKVDDSADNATTEESAIEASEPMEVDQSLNPREKLQTINSVDSGLGMTQEMTTLDSSQLEDATLSASRVEGPALCSTLLPERLMNDSSVLDNQDAEMNALHITVDKTRGLSSDDEGVVLSDSEERRMQSLSPKVRVRDILPGVPNKDTVTVLVDEEMRALGGIKEEEPEEHQPDFEEVVKVPIEVCHPLELNIFGLSEARLRRRIIFKLPDEFKNFMKSRVPPKRDAEPKPPRAPRKVIDEETAVPEKIREPVLDREARISLEFDLDNNFLGFRRPTHDSGVDDIRLLDSRPSSAIIEPKAEIPADATQPDKAAEDKCDSDLEAPQLDTAAANESTTENDSGLEATAAASLHAKNQTNTDDSGLDAIQLDAEAFLPPPNDQTNTDDSGFEPTQLDSILDNLAISESSPAHTLDDWMESTNSTQESSDLGVDNPFQIDKGGYSDSSELVRDWHIRIAPMLEVAHERQNFKFADLGTEIIEACQQGNGSATLADVMQGKDETTMGRHFFASLKLLNDGNIVLKDEYRDKSKPLDISQYKMELKSTERKQVHPEDDIGSRNVGKPKPLAANKKPQKRKSMESPEAAEMHVQMVRLIKAIPKISQSPDDGDSGISSLASSVTMSPEKN
- the LOC117899578 gene encoding uncharacterized protein LOC117899578 isoform X2; the protein is MDGNPLEESDPASTARQREQVLMVAEHRPATNVAKCIVAYEEQPELSRLVTLLEEVSKNSDYSTDLRLSTDYYGNHLLRHCLRDKDVTRRVALGSGGSAIQSLGKIYADRVEYISQTTDNINESMSSAQRETSEQTTSGQESTAPKPEEPRKRRVKKLTQKTVDPFMVNLEPRAFKTMSEEKRFSTTGMAKCSRNRTIEYLYQDHTPPNLWRNAPIVDPHLTSELDEKKQYKLFTYHVEHRYNTLLPDIPFERLNLIKEYVASNNVSQEILNVHMSTAEFLTEYIALENKMLASRYGATVRKRREDTALETTMKRMLDAEEKDGSSPKIARIEDEAMKVDDSADNATTEESAIEASEPMEVDQSLNPREKLQTINSVDSGLGMTQEMTTLDSSQLEDATLSASRVEGPALCSTLLPERLMNDSSVLDNQDAEMNALHITVDKTRGLSSDDEGVVLSDSEERRMQSLSPKVRVRDILPGVPNKDTVTVLVDEEMRALGGIKEEEPEEHQPDFEEVVKVPIEVCHPLELNIFGLSEARLRRRIIFKLPDEFKNFMKSRVPPKRDAEPKPPRAPRKVIDEETAVPEKIREPVLDREARISLEFDLDNNFLGFRRPTHDSGVDDIRLLDSRPSSAIIEPKAEIPADATQPDKAAEDKCDSDLEAPQLDTAAANESTTENDSGLEATAAASLHAKNQTNTDDSGLDAIQLDAEAFLPPPNDQTNTDDSGFEPTQLDSILDNLAISESSPAHTLDDWMESTNSTQESSDLGVDNPFQIDKGGYSDSSELVRDWHIRIAPMLEVAHERQNFKFADLGTEIIEACQQGNGSATLADVMQGKDETTMGRHFFASLKLLNDGNIVLKDEYRDKSKPLDISQYKMELKSTERKQVHPEDDIGSRNVGKPKPLAANKKPQKRKSMESPEAAEMHVQMGLQMLHFSQLYSKIKRLRNSHALF
- the LOC117899591 gene encoding general transcription factor IIF subunit 2, which translates into the protein MSKDDKDKVQIIDKDLDLSNAGRGVWLVKVPKYIAQKWEKAPSNMDVGKLRISKTPGQKAQVSLSLTPAVLALDPDEKIPTEHVLDVSQVTKQTLGVFSHMAPEAAANIGKENSTAPGATPDNEKLYMEGRIVQKLECRPIADTCYMKLKLDSIRKASEPQRRVQPIDKIVQNFKPVKDHAHNIEYRERKKAEGKKARDDKNSVMDMLFHAFEKHQYYNIKDLVKITNQPISYLKEILKDVCDYNMKNPHKNMWELKKGVSPLQD